TCGACACGCTCAACCCGTTCACGCTCAAAGGCACGCCCGAATCCGGCGTTTCCCTGCTCACGCTCGACACGCTGATGGCCGAAGGCGGCGACGACCCCTTCGCCATGTACGGCCTGATTGCCCGCGACGCCGCCGTCGCCCCCGACGGTCTTTCCGTAACCTTCACTCTCAACCCCGCCGCCCGCTTCCACAACGGCGACCCCGTGCTGGCCGCCGATGCCGCCGAATCCTTCCGCCTGCTCACCCGCGACGCCGCCGCCTCCCCGATGTGGAAACTGTATTGGGCGGATGTGGCTGCCGTGGAAACCCCCGCGCCGCGCACCCTGGTTTTCCGTTTCAAACGCAAAAACGCCGAACTGCCCCTCATCCTCGGCCAGCTCCCCGTGTTCTCGCGCAAAAGCTACCCGCAGGGGCTGGAAAAAGGCGGCGGCCAAGCCCCGATCGGCTCGGGCCCCTATCGTTTGGCCAAAACCGAATCCGGCCGCCTCGCCGTGTTCTCGCGCGACAAAAACTACTGGGCGCAAAACCTGCCCGCGCGGCGCGGCATGTACAACTTCGACACCGTGCGCCTGCACTATGTGCGCGACAATGCCGTGCTGGCCGAAGGCGTGAAGGCCGGCCGCTACGACTTCTCGCAGGAAACCTCCGCCCGCGCCTGGGCGCGCGCCTACCCCGAGGCCGCCCTGCAAAAACGCGGCCTGGCCAAAGCCGAGCTGCCCCACAGCAACACCGCCGGCATGCAGGGCTTCGTGATGAACCAACGCCGCGCCGCCCTCGCCGACATCCGCGTGCGCCGCGCCCTCATCCTCAGCTTCGACTTTGAAAACGTCAACAGCCGCATGATGTACAACGCCTACCGCCGCAGCCCCAGCTTCTTCACCAACAGCCCGATGGCCGCCGCCGGCCTGCCCGACGCCGCCGAAACCGCCCTGCTCGCCCCGCTGAAACAACACCTGCCCGAAGCAGTGTTCACCCAACCCGCCCCCGTTCCGCCCAAAAGCGACCCCGTCCTCGGCATCCGCCCCAACCTGATCGCCGCCCGCGCCCTGCTGCTGCAAGCGGGCTACCGCTACCGCAACGGCGTGCTTACCAACGCCAAAGGCGAGCCGCTGGTGTTGGAATTCCTCATCGGCAACAAACTCTTCGAGCGCGTCATCGCCAAATGGCAGCGCGACCTCGCCAAAATCGGCATCACCCTCAACGCCCGCACCGTCGATGCCTCCGTGTACCAAAAACGCCTCGACAACTTCGATTTCGACCTCACCACCGCCGTGTACGGCCAAAGCCAAAGCCCCGGCAACGAACAGGCCGGTTATTTCTCCTGCGCCGCCGCCAAAACCCCCGGCAGCCGCAACCTCGCCGGCCTGTGCCATCCTGCCGTGGAAGCCCTGCTCCCCCGCTTCGGCCGCACCGCCGACCGCGCCGAACTCACCACCGCCGCCCGCGCCCTCGACCGCGTGCTGCGCCACCAGTACATCATCGTCCCCAACTGGTACACCGACCGCCACCGCGTCATCCGCCGCGCCGCCCTCGGCGTTCCCGCCCGCCCGCCCAAGTATTACACCCCCGCCGCCTGGGCGTTGCAGACCTGGTGGGCAAAGGTAAAATAGGCCGTCTGAAAAGGCCGAATGCTGTTTTTCAGACGGCCTGCACAATCAAAAAGGCCGTCTGAAAACGCGTTTCCCCTGCCCGCGCAAATGCTTGTTTTATCCTCATCCGCCGTAAAACGCGGCCTCGGCGCAGCCGCAACACACATACCCGAAACACACACGGACACCCCATGACCGCCCCCATGTACACCCTGCTCGCCCTTGCCTTCCTGCTGGCCAACCTCCCCTTCCTCACCCCCCGCCTGTTCGGCCTCAAACTCCTGCCGCGCAAACACGCCGGCCACCACCTGCTCGAACTGGCCGCCGCCTACGCCCTCACCGCCGCCCTGGCCTATCTGCTCGAAAGCCGCACCGGCCCCGTCCACCCGCAGGGCTGGGAGTTTTACGCCGTAACCGTCTGCCTCTTCGCCGTCGCTGCCTTCCCCGGCTTCGTTTGGCGTTACTTCTGGAAAGACCGCGACAAACAGTAAACCCGCCACGCCATACGGCAAGAGGCCGTCTGAAAAGCGGAGCTTCGGCGCAGCCAAAACGCACAGCCTTTCAGACGGCCTCTTGCCGCTGCGTAGGGTGTGTGGCGCAAGCCACGCACGCGGATACGGCTGTTTATTGCAAAAAGGCCGTCTGAAAGCGCAGCTTCAACGAAGTTAAAACAGGGTTTCGGCGCAGCCAAAAACAAAACCCGTTTTTCAGACGGCCTCTTGCCACTGTGTAGGCTGTATGGCGCAAGCCACGCACGCGGTCTCTGTTTTCTGCCAAGCGGCCGCCTGCAATCCTTGCAAAACCTCGGACACTTCCAAACGCCGTCATTCCCGCCTGCACGGGAATGACGGCGCTTTTTTGTGTTTGGCGACGCAACGCCTCCACACCACGCAGTTTTGCCGCCTGTTTCCTGTTACGTTATACGCCTTGACAGTTTGCGTTCTTTTGATAAAATTTTTCCGTTTTTACATTATCACGCAAAATCTTTAAGGAACTGTCATGCCCGCAAACCGCCCGTCCCACCTTGCGCAGGCCGTATCCGCCGCACTGCTCCTGCTGCCCGCCCTCGCCGCCGCCGAAACCCCCGCCGCCCCCGTTGAAAGCGGCGAAGTGGCCGACGTTTATGTGCGCGAAACCGCCAAGCAGCACACGCGCAACTACACCGTGCCCGCCTCTTCCGCCGCCACCGGCATGAAGCTCACCCAGCGCGAAACACCGCAGTCCCTCTCCGTCATCACCGAAAAACAGATAGCCGACCAAAGCCTGGAAACCTTGCAGGAGGTGCTCAAACAAGTGCCGGGCGTGTATCACAGCAAAATGGGCAACAACGCCACCGGCGACAGCCAGTTTGCTGCGCGCGGCGGCGCAATCGACAGCATCACGGTAGACGGCAAATCCAAATTCCTCTATGAAAGCAAAGCCATCCGCCGCGCCACCAACAATCTCGACAGCGCGTTATACGAAGAAGTGGCCGTGATACGCGGCGCAAGCGGCCTCGCCAACGGCGGCTGGGGCGAACCCTCCGGCACGATCGCGCTCACCCGCAAAAAGCCGCACGCCAAAGCCGAAACCACCATTGAAGCCGACATTGGCTCGTGGAAACACTACCGCCTGATGCTCGATGCCAACGCGCCCCTGAACGCCGCCAAAACCCTGCGCGGCCGCGCCGTGTTTGTCGGCGACCACGGCGGCGACTACCTGCCCCACACCTCGCGCCACAACCACACGCTCTACGGCATCCTCGCCTACGACCCCGCCCCGAACACCCAAATCAGCGCGGGCGCGGAAATCCACACCGACCGCAACAGGGGCAGCTCGCGTTTCGGCTTCCTCACCATCGCCGGCGACGAATACGACGGCTTCAAACCCTTTAACGCCGACCCGCGCAAAAACTCCTCCGCCCGCTGGGCATACGGCCGCGAAAACTCCGCCGAACTGTTCGCCTCGCTGCGCCACGAATTCGGCAACGGCTGGACGCTCAAAGGCGATTACAGCTACATCCGCAACAAAAGCGAAATGCTCTCCGGCATCGCCGGCACCTACGAAATCGCCTCCGACTTTTCCAGCGTCGTCAGCGCCGATTTCGACAAAGGCCGTCTGAAAGAACACAATTTCTCGCTCAAACTCGACGGCCAATACCCGCTGTTCGGCCGCAACCACGACTTTGCAGGCGGCATCAGCTATCTCAACAGCAAAGACACCCCCTCGTATTACACCGAGCCCGAAGTGCCCGTGCCCGATCTGCGCCTGTTTGACGGCAATGTCGCCAAACCCGACATTGCCTACCGCCGCGACGGCCTCGAACACAGCCGCAACCTTTCCGTTTTCGCCTCCACCCGCTTCAAACTCACCGGCAAATGGTCGCTGATTGCGGGCGGCCGCTGGACCGACTGGAAATACCGCTACATCACCAGCCGCAGCCGCTTCGTCGATACCAAACGCGGCAAAACCATCTTCGTGCCCTACCTCGCCGCAACCTACGACTTCACCCCCAACCTCACCGCCTACGCCAGCTACACCACCGTGTTCCGTCCGCAGGTGCGCTACCTCTCCGCCTCGGGCGACGCGCTCGACCCCCTCGAAGGCAAAACCTACGAGGCCGGCCTCAAAGGCGCGTGGTTTGAAGGCCGTCTGAACGCCGCCCTCTCGGTCTACCAAAACCGCCGCGACAACCTCGGCATCTATGCCGGACGCCTGCGCAACGGCGAAAGCTACTACCGCGCCACCGACCACACCAAAAACACCGGCGGCGAAATCTCCCTCAGCGGCCGCCTCACCGACCGCTGGCTGATCAACACCTCCTACGCCCGCTCCAAAACCAAAGACAGCCAGGGCAGGCAAATCAAAGCCTCCTACCCCGTGCACCTGTTCAAACTCTTCACCAGCTACGACCTAAGCGACCGCCTCACCCTCGGCGGCAACCTCAACTGGCAGAGTGCGATCACCGACGCCCTCAACCGCCCCGAAGTAAGCGAACCCGACGCCATAGCCGCCCTCACCCAGCGCGCCTACGCCACCGTCGATC
The window above is part of the Neisseria bacilliformis genome. Proteins encoded here:
- a CDS encoding extracellular solute-binding protein, with amino-acid sequence MNALPAFAAALLFAAAPACADYALGLGQKPLYPAGFTHFAYADPAAPKGGTFAMPLPGSFDTLNPFTLKGTPESGVSLLTLDTLMAEGGDDPFAMYGLIARDAAVAPDGLSVTFTLNPAARFHNGDPVLAADAAESFRLLTRDAAASPMWKLYWADVAAVETPAPRTLVFRFKRKNAELPLILGQLPVFSRKSYPQGLEKGGGQAPIGSGPYRLAKTESGRLAVFSRDKNYWAQNLPARRGMYNFDTVRLHYVRDNAVLAEGVKAGRYDFSQETSARAWARAYPEAALQKRGLAKAELPHSNTAGMQGFVMNQRRAALADIRVRRALILSFDFENVNSRMMYNAYRRSPSFFTNSPMAAAGLPDAAETALLAPLKQHLPEAVFTQPAPVPPKSDPVLGIRPNLIAARALLLQAGYRYRNGVLTNAKGEPLVLEFLIGNKLFERVIAKWQRDLAKIGITLNARTVDASVYQKRLDNFDFDLTTAVYGQSQSPGNEQAGYFSCAAAKTPGSRNLAGLCHPAVEALLPRFGRTADRAELTTAARALDRVLRHQYIIVPNWYTDRHRVIRRAALGVPARPPKYYTPAAWALQTWWAKVK
- a CDS encoding DUF2818 family protein translates to MTAPMYTLLALAFLLANLPFLTPRLFGLKLLPRKHAGHHLLELAAAYALTAALAYLLESRTGPVHPQGWEFYAVTVCLFAVAAFPGFVWRYFWKDRDKQ
- a CDS encoding TonB-dependent siderophore receptor translates to MPANRPSHLAQAVSAALLLLPALAAAETPAAPVESGEVADVYVRETAKQHTRNYTVPASSAATGMKLTQRETPQSLSVITEKQIADQSLETLQEVLKQVPGVYHSKMGNNATGDSQFAARGGAIDSITVDGKSKFLYESKAIRRATNNLDSALYEEVAVIRGASGLANGGWGEPSGTIALTRKKPHAKAETTIEADIGSWKHYRLMLDANAPLNAAKTLRGRAVFVGDHGGDYLPHTSRHNHTLYGILAYDPAPNTQISAGAEIHTDRNRGSSRFGFLTIAGDEYDGFKPFNADPRKNSSARWAYGRENSAELFASLRHEFGNGWTLKGDYSYIRNKSEMLSGIAGTYEIASDFSSVVSADFDKGRLKEHNFSLKLDGQYPLFGRNHDFAGGISYLNSKDTPSYYTEPEVPVPDLRLFDGNVAKPDIAYRRDGLEHSRNLSVFASTRFKLTGKWSLIAGGRWTDWKYRYITSRSRFVDTKRGKTIFVPYLAATYDFTPNLTAYASYTTVFRPQVRYLSASGDALDPLEGKTYEAGLKGAWFEGRLNAALSVYQNRRDNLGIYAGRLRNGESYYRATDHTKNTGGEISLSGRLTDRWLINTSYARSKTKDSQGRQIKASYPVHLFKLFTSYDLSDRLTLGGNLNWQSAITDALNRPEVSEPDAIAALTQRAYATVDLMAKYRVGKSTTVSLYAENIGNKYYKTMPDIHVYGTPRSYTLSLRHTF